A genomic region of Bernardetia sp. ABR2-2B contains the following coding sequences:
- a CDS encoding S41 family peptidase, with product MNLLTKPSNWILAAFALLFAFPVLGQNETQDTQTDDKNPLWMRYSAISPNGQNIAFCYKGDIYKVNTDGGRASLLTLHEAYDVMPVWSPDGKMMAFASDRFGNHDIFVMNADGGEPKRLTVHSSNDKPVAFSNDGKFVYFNAYRMPTQKDAAYPFGGFEQLYKVAIDGNSRPEMIINETTQKGNFNAAGNKLVYEDRKGYENEWRKHHISSVARDIWVYDMTTKIHTQLTENKEEDRNPIWVGDDIYFLSEKGGVENDKVSMNIFKMSSNDPSTQTKVTNLENHPVRFLSASEDKTLCFGYNGEIYTMKDGATPKKVAIEISQDNRYNDIVYKNLRGGVTDMAVSSNGKEVAFIVRGEVFVTAVENGYTKRITNTPEQERNVDFSPDGKALIYSAERNGSWNVYQTKLGREEEKYFYASTVLNETALTNDKNESFQPLFSPDGKEIAYIEDRKALKVINLASKEVRTVTEKLSYSYSDGDQYYAWSPDSKWFLITYEPNKAWIPQVGLIAATGKDAIKNLTQSGYNDAAPRFAMKGKAFYWLSDREGLRSHGSWGSEYDAYIQFFEQDAWKKFTMSEEEYALWKEIEGDAKKDEDKKEDDKKDEDKKDEKVEPLKFDWTGFEDRKIRLTSHASQMSDAALSPDGEKLYYLTSFEKGADLWVEDLRKKETKLVLKLGVRGGSLVMDKEGKNLFLLANGSIKKIDLATNTPKPVSIDAKMQLNAAAEREYMFEHMWRQVREKFYVTDIHGVDWDFYKKEYARFLPHINNNYDFAEMGSELLGELNASHTGTRYRHSDPNADRTAVLGAFYDDSYEGNGLKIAEVLNKSPLQKSNKDVVAGDIIQKIDGIEITPTMNYHTLLNRKAGERTLLTILDAKTNTTKEVIVLPINTWEERQLLYERWVTTRREETEKLSDGKVGYVHVRGMNSDSFRELFSEALGRHGNKKALIVDTRFNGGGWLHDDLATFLSGKQYFEIVPRGEKIGTEPMFKWNKPSTVLMNESNYSDANIFPYVYQHLGIGKLIGMPVAGTGTAVWWERLIDPTIVFGIPQVGIIRTDGKYMENTELIPDIEIKNNPTPQSEGKDEQLEGAVKEMLEVTK from the coding sequence ATGAACTTACTTACCAAACCGTCAAACTGGATTTTGGCAGCTTTTGCTTTGCTGTTTGCCTTTCCAGTTTTGGGTCAAAATGAAACACAAGACACACAAACAGATGACAAAAATCCTCTTTGGATGCGTTATTCAGCTATTTCTCCCAACGGACAAAACATTGCTTTTTGCTACAAAGGCGATATTTATAAAGTAAACACAGATGGAGGACGTGCTTCTTTACTTACTTTACATGAAGCTTATGACGTAATGCCAGTTTGGTCGCCAGATGGCAAAATGATGGCTTTTGCTTCTGACCGTTTCGGAAATCACGATATTTTTGTGATGAATGCAGATGGTGGAGAACCAAAACGCCTAACGGTACACTCTTCTAATGACAAACCTGTTGCCTTTTCAAATGATGGAAAGTTTGTCTATTTCAATGCTTATCGTATGCCTACACAGAAAGATGCAGCTTATCCTTTTGGTGGTTTTGAGCAGCTTTACAAAGTAGCAATTGATGGTAATTCTCGTCCAGAAATGATAATCAATGAAACTACACAAAAAGGAAACTTTAATGCAGCAGGTAACAAACTCGTTTATGAAGACCGTAAAGGCTATGAAAACGAGTGGAGAAAACACCATATTTCAAGTGTTGCAAGAGATATTTGGGTGTATGATATGACGACTAAAATCCATACTCAACTTACAGAAAATAAAGAAGAAGACCGTAATCCGATTTGGGTAGGCGATGATATTTACTTTTTGAGTGAAAAAGGAGGCGTAGAGAATGATAAAGTTTCTATGAATATTTTTAAAATGTCTTCTAATGACCCAAGTACACAAACAAAGGTTACAAACTTAGAAAATCATCCTGTTCGTTTTCTTTCTGCATCAGAAGACAAAACACTTTGTTTTGGTTATAATGGCGAAATCTATACAATGAAAGATGGTGCAACACCTAAAAAAGTAGCTATCGAAATTTCACAAGACAACCGTTACAACGATATTGTTTATAAGAATCTTCGTGGTGGAGTTACAGATATGGCAGTTTCTTCAAATGGAAAAGAAGTTGCTTTTATTGTTCGTGGCGAAGTTTTCGTAACAGCAGTAGAGAATGGTTATACTAAAAGAATTACAAACACACCAGAGCAAGAACGTAATGTAGATTTTTCTCCAGATGGAAAAGCATTGATTTATTCGGCAGAAAGAAATGGAAGCTGGAATGTTTATCAAACAAAGTTAGGAAGAGAAGAAGAGAAATATTTTTATGCAAGTACAGTTTTGAACGAAACAGCACTTACAAACGACAAAAACGAATCTTTCCAACCTCTATTTTCTCCAGATGGAAAAGAAATTGCGTATATAGAAGACCGTAAAGCATTAAAAGTAATTAATTTGGCTTCAAAAGAAGTACGTACAGTTACTGAAAAACTTTCATATTCTTATTCCGACGGCGACCAATATTATGCTTGGTCTCCAGATTCAAAATGGTTTTTGATTACGTATGAACCAAATAAAGCGTGGATTCCTCAAGTGGGTCTTATTGCTGCAACAGGAAAAGATGCTATCAAAAATCTTACGCAGAGTGGTTATAATGATGCTGCTCCTCGTTTTGCTATGAAGGGTAAAGCTTTTTACTGGCTTTCAGATAGAGAAGGTTTGCGTTCGCATGGTAGTTGGGGTTCAGAATATGATGCCTACATTCAGTTTTTTGAGCAAGATGCTTGGAAAAAGTTTACCATGTCGGAAGAAGAATATGCGCTTTGGAAAGAAATAGAAGGCGATGCAAAAAAAGACGAAGACAAGAAAGAAGATGATAAGAAAGACGAAGATAAAAAGGATGAAAAAGTTGAGCCTTTAAAATTCGATTGGACAGGTTTTGAAGATAGAAAAATTCGTCTGACAAGTCACGCTTCACAAATGAGTGATGCAGCTTTGAGTCCAGATGGAGAAAAGCTATATTATCTAACTTCTTTTGAAAAAGGTGCAGACCTTTGGGTAGAAGATTTAAGAAAAAAAGAAACTAAACTTGTTTTGAAACTTGGCGTAAGAGGTGGAAGCCTAGTAATGGACAAAGAAGGCAAGAATCTGTTTTTGTTAGCCAATGGAAGTATCAAAAAAATAGATTTAGCTACCAACACACCAAAACCAGTTTCTATTGATGCCAAAATGCAACTCAATGCAGCAGCAGAAAGAGAATACATGTTTGAGCATATGTGGCGACAAGTACGTGAAAAATTCTATGTTACAGATATTCACGGTGTAGATTGGGATTTCTATAAAAAAGAATATGCTCGTTTCTTGCCTCACATCAACAACAATTATGATTTTGCTGAAATGGGAAGCGAACTTTTGGGAGAACTCAATGCTTCACATACAGGAACTCGTTACCGTCATTCTGACCCTAATGCTGACCGTACTGCTGTTTTAGGAGCTTTTTATGATGATTCTTATGAAGGAAATGGACTAAAAATAGCAGAAGTTTTGAATAAAAGTCCATTGCAAAAGTCAAACAAAGATGTTGTAGCAGGAGATATTATTCAAAAAATTGATGGTATAGAAATTACGCCTACAATGAATTATCACACGCTCCTCAACCGTAAGGCAGGAGAAAGAACACTTCTTACTATTTTAGATGCAAAAACAAATACAACAAAAGAAGTAATTGTTTTGCCAATAAATACGTGGGAGGAACGCCAACTTTTATATGAACGTTGGGTAACTACTCGTAGAGAAGAAACTGAAAAATTATCTGATGGAAAAGTAGGTTATGTTCACGTAAGAGGAATGAACAGTGATAGTTTCAGAGAGTTGTTTTCGGAGGCTTTGGGTCGTCATGGCAACAAAAAAGCCTTAATTGTAGATACTCGTTTTAATGGTGGTGGCTGGTTACACGACGATTTGGCTACCTTCCTTAGTGGAAAACAGTATTTTGAAATCGTACCAAGAGGAGAAAAAATAGGAACTGAGCCGATGTTTAAATGGAACAAACCTTCTACTGTCTTGATGAATGAAAGCAATTATTCAGATGCTAATATTTTCCCTTATGTCTATCAACACTTAGGCATCGGAAAACTTATCGGTATGCCAGTTGCAGGAACAGGAACGGCTGTTTGGTGGGAGCGTTTGATTGACCCAACTATTGTTTTTGGTATTCCACAAGTAGGAATTATTCGTACCGACGGAAAATATATGGAAAATACAGAGCTTATTCCAGATATTGAAATCAAAAATAATCCTACGCCACAAAGCGAAGGAAAAGATGAGCAGCTTGAAGGTGCTGTAAAAGAAATGTTAGAAGTAACTAAATAA